The Thermodesulfobacterium sp. TA1 sequence AGCTGCTTCCATTACCCCACCTAACCCTCCGGTATAAACTATAGCCCCTTTTTCACCTAAAAGTTTACCTACCTTATAGGCTATCTGGTAGGTCTTTTCATCGGTAATCCCTGCCCCTATCACCGCTATCCTTTTATTCTTTAAATCCATAAGCCCCCACCAATTTAACAAACCTTACCGGTTCTAAAGTCTGGGTTATAAGTTTCCCGTTTTTTTTAATCCCTTTTATCAATATTTGAGAAAATTCATCTCCTACTGGAATAACCAATCTTCCGCCCTCAGCCAACTGGTCTATCAAAGGTTGTGGAATTTGAGGAGAAGCTGCGGTGACGATGATAGCATCAAAAGGTGCTACCTCAGGCCAACCTAAGCTTCCGTCTCCAACTTTAAAAGAAATGTTTTTATAACCTAAACTTAAAAGCACCTTTTTTGCTTTTTCAGAAAGCTCGTAATCCCTTTCTATAGTATAGACCCACAAGGCAATCTCCGCAAGGATGGCCGTTTGATATCCAGAACCTGTCCCTATTTCTAAAACCCTTTCTTTACCTTTTAATTCTAAAGCCTCGGTCATAAAAGCAACGATATAAGGCTGAGAAATGGTTTGCCCCTTCCCTATAGGTAAAGGAAAATCTCCATACGCCTGGTCTCTTAAAGCCTCCTCTACAAAGAGATGTCTCGGAACCTTTAACATAGCCCGAAGTACCTTTTCATCTTTAATACCTCGGGCTATTATTTGAGACTTAACCATTTTTTCCCGAGAAATTCTATACAGGTCTTTGTCGTAAAAACTTTGCATATGTTATCTTTTCTTAGGTTTTTCTACAGTATAGTAATAGCAATCAACCACTTGATCTTTATAAATAACTACCTTAAGTATTTCGGTATAATCTTCTCCTTTATAACGGCTGGCTAAAGGTATACCCTCCCAAAAATTTTTAACCCTATAATAGTAATACCATTCTTCCTTTCCGTCTGGAAAGATAAAAACCTGAACAGGGGGGCCTAAAATTTGGGTGATTTCAAGCTTAGTGGTCTGATTAGGTTTGATAAGGCTGGCTTTAGAAGCTAAATTAGGGCCAGGCTTAGTGGCACAGCCATAATAAAAAAAACTTAAAAGTAAAATTAACAACCAACTCTTTAACTTCATTTTAGCACCTATCTTATCTTTAACAAAAATATTAACACAGATCCCTCTTTTAACAACAATCTTTTAGGTTAAAATTAACAGCATGGAGATAAAATATTATAAATGCGGCGGAGAAACCTTTGAATTAAACCTTAAACCCCTTCCGTTTAAATGCAAAAGATGTAAAGAAAAAGAGGCTTTGGTAGAAATTCCTTCCCAGGGTATCAAGGTTTGTCCTGACTGCTTTAACCAGTTTTTTGAAAACCGCTTAAAAAACACTATAGAAAAATATAAAATGTTTCGTAAAGCTAAAAAAATAGGAGTTTTTGTTTCAGGAGGAAAAGACAGTGCTGCTCTTTTGTTTGGTTTAAAAAAAATCTTTCCTGACTTATCCCTTAAAGCTATCTATCTTAACTTAGGCATAAAATACTATTCAGAACTTGCAGAAGAAACGGTTAAAACCCTCTGCCAAGACATAGACGTTCCCCTTTATGTCTACAACTTACCCCAAGAAGAAGGATATTGTATAGATGAGTTTGTGCACACGATGTTTAAAAATAAAATATGCTCTGTATGTGGGGTTATAAAGCGTTATCTTTTTTCAAAAATTGCCAAAAAATTAGAAATAGATGTCATCGCCACAGGGCATCACCTTGACGATACCGTTTCTACCATGTTAACCCTTTTTTTTCAAGGAGATTTTGAAGGAATAGTAAAGCTTGGTCCTGTGTTGCCTCCTATCTATCTTGGCCAAGCAACCAAGGTTAAACCCCTTTATCATACCCCTGAAAAAGAAATTTTTTACTACGTAGCACTAAACAAAATACCTATAGAAAGGTGCGGTTGTCCTCA is a genomic window containing:
- a CDS encoding protein-L-isoaspartate(D-aspartate) O-methyltransferase, with the translated sequence MQSFYDKDLYRISREKMVKSQIIARGIKDEKVLRAMLKVPRHLFVEEALRDQAYGDFPLPIGKGQTISQPYIVAFMTEALELKGKERVLEIGTGSGYQTAILAEIALWVYTIERDYELSEKAKKVLLSLGYKNISFKVGDGSLGWPEVAPFDAIIVTAASPQIPQPLIDQLAEGGRLVIPVGDEFSQILIKGIKKNGKLITQTLEPVRFVKLVGAYGFKE
- a CDS encoding ATP-binding protein, yielding MEIKYYKCGGETFELNLKPLPFKCKRCKEKEALVEIPSQGIKVCPDCFNQFFENRLKNTIEKYKMFRKAKKIGVFVSGGKDSAALLFGLKKIFPDLSLKAIYLNLGIKYYSELAEETVKTLCQDIDVPLYVYNLPQEEGYCIDEFVHTMFKNKICSVCGVIKRYLFSKIAKKLEIDVIATGHHLDDTVSTMLTLFFQGDFEGIVKLGPVLPPIYLGQATKVKPLYHTPEKEIFYYVALNKIPIERCGCPHGEITPSKKNKKILEIFEQENRQFKYQLLSVFVKKLIPLLKTHPDYRFSLPEVKNCIKCGEITTSADEVCSRCKRVSLLEKIPDKTLEVTPEEFKKFIQTQPRESWVVFDLREKEDFEKGAFEGALWIDPKIVDSSSRKLAKLFKAYRDKTLFFYCYTGRLSYLLTLKLRKIGIKAFNIGSPEKLIS